The genomic region CATGCGCCAGTTCGGCCGCGGCACGGTGATCGGCGGCCACATGGGCCGGTTTCCCGCGGTCACGCTCGACAATGCGGTGCACTATCTCGATCGGTTGCAGCAGATCGTCGTCGACATTCGCGCCTGCGTGCCGATGGACGGCGTCGCTGGCCGCGTCGCCGCGATCCGCATCGAGGACTGCGTCGCGCCGGGGGTCGAGCCGAGCGACTTCGAGCGTAAGTGGCATGGACACAACCTGGAGGTGATCGTGTCGCAGTCGGTGTTCGCGCTCGATGCCGCGGTGGCCGCACGGGAGGTCCGCGCATGAACCGCGACGATCACCCGTATCGCCACGGTCTGGGACGCCGGGCCTTCCTGTCCGGCATGGCGGGCCTGGCGGCATCGGCGCTGCTGCCCGGTGGGCGCAGCCTGGCCGCGGTGCCCGCCGACGGACTGCGCATCCAGCGCCTGGCCTGGGCCGGCATCCGCCTGCAGCTGCCCACCGCCACGCTGTTCATCGATCCGCTGGTTGACCGCGAGACCTGGGGCGACGCGCTCGGCGACGCGCTGGTGCCGGTCGACGATCCGCAGGGCAACGCCTATGTGCTAGTCACCCACGCACACGGCGATCATTTCGATGCCAAGGCGGTGGCGGATGCACTGGCCGCGGGTGGTGCCCTGGTGCACCCGGCGGGCACGAACCCGCTGCCGCTGCCGCCGAAGGCGCGGGCCTGGCCGAGCGCACCGTGGGAACCGCAACTGCTGGGCGACTTCACCGCGACCGCCGTGCCGGCGTCAGATGGCTACGGCGACCCGCAGATGTCGTGGGTAGTCTCGGCCGGCGGCCGCCGGATCTTCCACGGCGGGGACACCCTCTGGCATGGGCACTGGTGGCGGATCGGCCGCCAGTTCGGCCCGTTCGATGCCGCATTCCTGCCGGTCAACGGCGCGCGCTTCGGCTGGCGCAAGCCGGTCAGTGGCGAGCCCGGCACGCTGACGCCCGAGCAGGCGGTGGCCGCCGCGACGATCCTCGGCGCGCGCCGCCTGGTACCGATCCACTACGGCGTGTCGGGCATGGACGAGTACATCGAGGTCGCGGACCCGATTGCCGCACTGCGTCGCGCGGTGCGCGGGAGTGCAGTGCAGCTGCAGGTGCTGGCGCCGGGCGAATGGCTCGACTGGTCGGATTGAGGTGATGCCGGGATAGGTCCGGCCGCGTTGCAGGTCTTCTTCGACCGGCGTTTCGTCATGCAGCAGGGCATGGTGGCGCAGGTCGTCGGACGTGCGCTCTGTGCGATCTCGTTGCTCCATCTGAACCTCATTTCGTAACGGTGCGGGTGCGTATGACCGGCAGAGCCACGCCGCTGGGTTTCACCATCAGCGGTGCCGAAGTGCTGGGAGTGGCTAAGGACATCGAAATTGAGCGGATGAGCGAATGACGTTGGACGACCGACGACTGAAAGGCGTGGTTTGTTGGTGCAATGCCGCATTCGAAAACGATATAGCTCATTAAGAACAATTCATTGGTATGGCATGACACGCCTGCCTATGCTCGCCTCGAAGTTGCTTCACAGCGGTTCGTTGTGCGACGGGAGCAACCGGCAACGCCAAGCCCCGCAACGTCAACTTATGGCGTGGCGGATCAGCCAGATTGTGTTGATCGAGACTTTTGGGGGGTTCATGTCGAATCGCAAACCTTTCGCTTCCGTTCGCTTGCTCCGGGCCAGATTGATCGGGCAGTTGTCGATGTTGTGTGCGACGGCGCTCCTGTTTGCAGGACCTGCATTCGCCCAGCTTCCAACCGCCCAGCAAGTCGCGGGCCAGATCCGGATCGGCTGGAACCTGGGTAACACCATGGAGGCGATCTGCAGCGAGACAGCCTGGGGCAATCCAGCCGCCACGCAGCAACTGGTCAACTCCGTGAAAGCTGCCGGCTTCAATGCCATCCGCATTCCGGCGG from Lysobacter alkalisoli harbors:
- a CDS encoding MBL fold metallo-hydrolase; this encodes MNRDDHPYRHGLGRRAFLSGMAGLAASALLPGGRSLAAVPADGLRIQRLAWAGIRLQLPTATLFIDPLVDRETWGDALGDALVPVDDPQGNAYVLVTHAHGDHFDAKAVADALAAGGALVHPAGTNPLPLPPKARAWPSAPWEPQLLGDFTATAVPASDGYGDPQMSWVVSAGGRRIFHGGDTLWHGHWWRIGRQFGPFDAAFLPVNGARFGWRKPVSGEPGTLTPEQAVAAATILGARRLVPIHYGVSGMDEYIEVADPIAALRRAVRGSAVQLQVLAPGEWLDWSD